The following coding sequences are from one Rattus norvegicus strain BN/NHsdMcwi chromosome 11, GRCr8, whole genome shotgun sequence window:
- the Zdhhc19 gene encoding palmitoyltransferase ZDHHC19 isoform X3: protein MTSHPLPDDAVTPVKEPQQLPEIPLSWFFPSLFAAFNVSLLVFLSGLFFGFPCRWLVQNGEWVFPAVTGPLFILTFFSLVSLNFSDPGILHRGSVSEDPRTVHVVRVNQRAFRLEWCPKCLFHRPPRTYHCPWCNICVEDFDHHCKWVNNCIGHRNFRLFVLLILFLCLYSGALLVTCLMFLIHTSHLPFSLDKAMAILVAVPAAGFLIPLFLLMLIQALSVSRAERSYESKIRSSWAGAARLKACCC from the exons ATGACGTCTCATCCCCTACCT GATGACGCTGTGACCCCTGTGAAGGAACCACAACAGCTGCCCGAGATCCCTCTTTCATGGTTCTTCCCGAGCCTGTTTGCTGCCTTCAATGTATCTCTGCTGGTGTTCTTGAGTGGCCTTTTCTTCGGATTTCC TTGTAGGTGGCTGGTTCAGAACGGGGAGTGGGTCTTTCCCGCGGTCACAGGACCACTCTTCATCCTCACCTTCTTCAGTCTCGTCTCGCTCAATTTCTCAGACCCGGGTATCTTACATCGAG GCTCCGTCAGTGAGGATCCCAGGACCGTGCATGTGGTGCGAGTGAACCAAAGGGCTTTCCGCCTGGAATGGTGCCCAAAGTGCCTCTTCCATCGCCCGCCCCGTACCTACCACTGCCCATGGTGCAACATTTGTGTCGAG GACTTTGACCACCATTGCAAATGGGTCAACAACTGCATCGGTCACCGCAACTTCCGCCTCTTCGTGCTGCTGATCCTGTTCCTCTGTCTCTACTCTGGAGCCCTGCTGGTCACCTGCCTGATGTTCCTAATTCACACGAGCCATCTGCCCTTCTCCCTGGACAAGGCGATGGC CATCCTGGTGGCTGTGCCCGCTGCGGGCTTCCTGATTCCACTCTTCCTGCTGATGCTGATCCAGGCCCTATCTGTGAGCAGGGCGGAGCGCTCCTACGAGAGCAAG